aaataaaaaaagcCCAGCTATTCttaatttgaatgaaattaataatagatcGAGTTGAAGCGATTACTGaccaaaaaattataaataaataaataaatcttttcaatagactatttttcttattcaaatatatatttttatcataaaaaattccaaaaataacTAGAGCTGGTGCTagtaatataaaattatcaTTGAATCTATCATCAGTTGAACCAAATAAAAGGTATATTCCCATAACCGAAATTTGCCCAATAGAAAAACAATATGATAAAACTTTCGTGTTGAAATCAGTTGGTAAAGGCTCTCTAATTAAAGAGAATATGGAAATAGTCGAAAGAAATACCAACCCCCCAATACATCTTAAAGCTAATAAAATCCAAGGTTCCAACCCAATATTTCctattaaagttaaatttaACGCTTGTACAATTGATTGAGCAATCATCAAAGTATGGCTGAAAATAGTATTATTGGCTAGAACTCTCTCTTTAAATGTTGTTAATGCATTAGAAGGTGTTAGTTTGCTTGCTTTACTTTTTTCCATGTTTGTTCTCtacattttcaaaatgcagaaaattatttattaaattgcACATAATGGCGGGAAGATTTGGCTATTAAGATTCCTCATTGCGTActaattttattcaatacccaccaaaataaaattattctaaTTAGCTATTTAATCACTTAAAAGCAAATAATTCGTCTCTCACATTAGAAATAATCGCAGATGTTGTTTCATGTTCATCAAGTAGAAGAAATTAACTAGAGATGCAAaaatatgaagaaaaatcGCCGTTAATAAGAACAAATAAAAGCAGTTTCtcaatcttttctttttttaactcTCTACTTTTTAAACCTAGCTTGAGCTATTCTGAAAGGAGTATTCATTTAAGCGGAAGAACATTGCCTTCAAAATTTGTGCCAAATGTAGTTTGTAATCAAAAGTACTCACTCATAACCTTTATTCCAAAAGTATTATTTGACCAATTTagtaatttcttcaatttcttctatCTAATTGTGGCACTATTTCAACTTATTCCCGAACTCAGAACTGGCCCTCTATTTACATATATCGCTCCGCTATTACTAGTACTATCAATTACAATCGGAAAAGAAGCAATTGACGATTTTAAGAGATATAAGAGAGACAAAGAGTTCAATAACAAGAAATATCGTAAAATTACTAGGAATGGAATTCAAGAAATACGTTCATCTGATATTAAGGTTGGAGACTTGatagaaattaatacaaatgACAGAATACCTGCAGATATACTCTTTCTAAGAACCAACGATCCAACTGGTACGGTATTTGTCAGAACAGATCAATTGGATGGTGAAACTGACTGGAAAGTTAAACGTGCACTAGGAATTACTCAGCACTTGGAAACTTTGGATGATATTTTTAGTTTAGAAATTATTGCAAACATTGAAGGACCAAAAAAGGATATATATGTTTTTAATGGAACTATTCAATATTACGAGCAGAATATTACTAGCTCATTTAATCCTGATGATAGCGGCTCCTTTTTCAATTCACAAATATCTGTTGGAAACTTAAGCGCTGCAAATCTAGAAAAGAATATCTCTGAATATGGAGCCGGCACAGCAATACAGCCAGTAGTAGAACCCCTTATGCTTGATAATACTATCTGGGCAAATAGTGTTTTAACGTGTGGAAAGATATATGGATTAGTTATTTACACTGGTATTGAAAGTAGGTCTCTGATGAATACATGCACAAAGAGTTTACGTACAAAAGTTGGATTACTTGACAACCAAGTAAATACATTGTCaaagattttatttttattgctTATAATCACATCTTTTGTTCTTGTATTTTGCAAAGGTTTTGATACACTATGGTATGTTTCATTTGCTAGATTtatgttattattatcttccATAATCCCAATATCACTAAGAGTTAACCTAGAAATGGCTAAAATTGTATTTTCATCCCAGATAAATAATGACAAAAATATGAAGAGTGTAACAGTAAGGTCGAGCATTCCAGAAGAGCTTGGAAGgattgattatttattaacaGACAAAACTGGAACTTTAACACAAAATTATATGATAGTCCAGACATTACACATTGGTCATGCAATCTTTCACCAAGAAaatttttctgaaattgTGGATGCGCTGCAATATGTGCAAAAGGGACGAGTAAACATTgagaaagaagaaagaatcATTATAGACACTATGGATAATATTCCAACTTTTCCCATTATTAGCAGTAATCCAACCATTTGGAATAACTCCAATAATACTCTTCATCTACAAAACTTTATGTTAGGGATAGCTTTATGCCATAATATCTTCCCTAGATCTTCTATTGATGCTAACTTAAGTAATGAAAACAGAAATAACTCAGCAGAAGACATTTTAGATAATAACTTGGGATCTGATGAGTGTATGGTTgatttgaatcaaaaacATATAGTATATCAATCTTCTTCTCCTGATGAAATTGCACTAATTAATTTCGCAGCAAGCTTGGGGCTCAGACTAGTTAGTAGatcaaatgaaaatatggACTTAGACTTGGAAAAACTTTATTTAGGTGACCACTTAAGAAATTCTATGGAAAGTGGTCTgtataaaaatgaaaaaaattttccAGTTAGGCTTTCTTTCAAAATCCTAGCATGCTTCCCTTTTTGTAGCTCCTCAAAGCGTATGGGAATTTTATTAGAGTTTAAGGGtagatatatatatttttgcAAAGGCGCAGAAAGCGTAATGATTGAATTGCTCCGTCAAAAAGGGTCTGGATGGCTTATGGAAGAATGTACAAACTTGGCTAGGCTTGGGCTAAGGACTCTAGTATTTTCTTACAagattatttcaaaagaagaatatgAGGTTTTTAACAGTGTGTATTCTTTTCCATGCACTAGCTTATTACAAAGAGACAAAAATCTTAATAGCTCcagaaaaatattagaGAGCAACATGGAATTATTGGGTTTAACTGGAGTAGAAGATAAACTTCAGATCGATGTGCCGCTTACGCTTGAAGCATTTAGGTACGCAGGTATTAAAATTTGGCTTCTTACGGGCGATAAGCTTGAGACTGCTCTTTGTATTGCAATTTCTGCTGGGCTAAAACCAAAGTATTTAaacttttatattttagagtctaaatatttaaaacatAATGTTAATTTTACCGAAAAGCTACTCCAAGTAGAAGAATTAAAGTATCAGCTCCAAAGGTACATAAATGAATCTGCAAATAGCAATGTTCTGGTTGTAGAAGGTTCAATTTTAAGCCTATGCATAAAATATTGCCCATTTTTGCTTATACATGCAGCATCCCTATCTCCTGCAGTTGTATGGTGTAGATGCTCTCCAtctcaaaaaaaagatCTTGTTCTTCTTCTAAAAGAATATCatctaaaatatttaaaactaTGCGAGTCAAATGCTCTAATTTCTTTAGATGATTTAGATTCTTTAAGTAATAAAGATCTAACATATGGCCAAAATGATGGTGAGTCAGCAAAAAATAGGGAGAACTCAAAAACTTGTTCTGTCAAGAGGCGTATTAATGAAGCCAAAAGTGGTTACAATAGAAACAATAACAAAAACTTAAATATGTTCAGCTTTGATGAACTAAACTCTAAATCCTTTGGGATAAATAATTTCCCAAAACTAGCAGAATCTGTAggaaatattgatgaatGGGGCAACGATTCAGGTCCAATGAGTAATTACAGTAAGCAAAACACATTATCTTTTGTACAAACAGAATCCAAGAGGATATATAATTTAGCAAATGTTTCAGAAAATGCTAGAACATGTAGGATATGTGCTGTTGGAGATGGGGGGAATGATGTGGGAATGATTCAGGCAGCTGATATTGGAATTGGGATAGTTGGGAAGGAGGGGCAACAAGCAGCAAATGCAGCAGATATTAGTATACATGAATTTGCTGATTTAAGACCACTCTTTCTTTGGCATGGGCGTCATGCATATCAGAATAGTGCAAAGCTGGCGCACTTCGTGATTCATAGAGGATTAATTATTGCTTTCATGCAGTGCGTGTTTTCTGcacttttttattttattccaGTAGCGCTTTTCCAAGGGTGGCTAGCGGTTGGTTACGCAACATATTATACAATGGCACCTGTATTCTCATTGGTTTTTGATGTTGATGTTAATAGGTCAACTGCTCTATTATACCCCGAGCTATATCGGCATTTGAAGGCTGGTCGAGTTATGTCAACAAAAACTTTTTTCTGTTGGGTCTGGAAATCATTATATCAAGGAACCGTAATTATGTTGGGAGCATTTGTACTTTTCAAAGATAATATCCTTATGAATCTTGTTGCAATTACATTCACGTCTTTGATACTATCAGAAATTTTAAATGTTGTTACCGAAATTCATTATTGGAATGAAGTCATAATATCATCTTgtataatttcaatattaatttattttgcaTCATTTTTCCTCTTAGAGAGTCACTTCGATCTTCAGTTCATTTTTACCTTTATATTTTGGGGTAAAATTTGTGTTCTCACCTCTATTTCATGGGGTCCAATACTTCTATACaaattaatcaagaaaaCGATTCATCCCCCCAGATATTATAAGTTGATGCAACATtagtttctttttaattggCTTATTTAATTACAGTTGTAGAATACAAGATAGTAATTGttaatttactttattGACGATTAAAGTTCAACTTGAATCGGCTTGTAAGTTATTTATGAATATTCTCTTCCTCGAATTATAATACAAAAAGAATGAGAAAATAAATCCcaatatagaaaaaaaagataagtTACCTAAATGAGGAGATAAATCACTAAATACCTGCAAATTGGCTATGGCAAAAACcgcaaaaaataatttaatgtaagttgaaaatattccGCAATAAAAGAGTTTGATTCTAGAACcttgaaaaaaaacaaaatgcGTGTTTCTTGGTATTGAATATGGATGAAGGCAAACGCTACAAAATCTGCTTGACCATGGTCTGTTGATTTGCAGCCTTTGCCATTTATATAAACAGTTTAAATGGATATATGCTTGAGTTCCCTTGCATTCACAAGGAGTTATCAATGGAGAGTGATCTGTTTCTACTCCAAAGCAAAATCTACATTCTTTGttgtatatatttaaaaaaccCTCTTCCatatacatttttttctggCCAAATTATAGCTATTTGAATTAAGAACCTGCACTTTTTAAATACTagatatttgaataattacGGAAATATCCCAATTAAGTAATTTATGAtgtttataatataataattgttttcGTATCGTGTACAATTCATGTTGATTAAAAATGACCAGCTTGCATCTATGTGGATAAAATATGGACAGCTTTTAAACAGAAAAATGGAACTAAATTAACGTCTATAACAATcctaatttattattttttaattcactTAGTATCGACTTGTTCCAGTAAGGCCAATCTTCCAGGACTCTTGCAATATTTAAGTTTGTATTCTTAGCTATCCAATCGGGCAAAACTTCGCAtttaaaaatcaaatatttttcgGTGGGTACACTAGGCggtaaaatatataataatgagTGAAGGCATATTCCTATTGGAGGTTCTACAAAATATTCGACATGTGCAAGTCCATCAGAGGAATCTAATGACATAGAACCACCTCCACCAAAGTACTTTTTTTGTAAAGGGAATTCTAATAGCTCTTCAACTTCTAGATCTTTTATGTTATATATACATCTAGCTGACAAATTTGAGTCCGTGAACTTAAAACTTGAGGTATTTAATTTAGTTCCTGGTAAAACTTTATCACTATAAAGAATATCTCGAACGATAGGAAATCCAATATACTTCAAATGAGCCCTTATTTGATGTGTTCTTCCAGTAATTGGTTTACAAAGCAAAATAGAATACTTATCTgtttcatttattttttgtttttttgcCTCGTTTATGTCCAAACATGAAATTAGAGGGAAAAAATATGTCAGAGAGTACTTACTATTTTCTGAACTGTCGATTCTTGTTATTAATGATTCGCCTTCTCTGTCTTTTAACGTTTTAAGTCCAATCTCGCATTTGATTACATGGCTTGTGATTCCGTGTGATTCATCCAGAGATAGCTCCCTAATGCTCACGCCTTCAATGCTACTCTGGGAAATATGAGAAATAAAGTTTGAAGTGCTCTCATTTATCATAgctaaataatatttatgtGCAAACTGGACTTTTgatgataaatttttagTTGTTGAAGAATCTTTACTAAGCAATACAAGGCCAGATGTAACTCTATCAAGTCTATTTATCGGATGAATATAAGTACTGTTAGTGTTCAATTTTGAAAGATATTCtgattgaattaattttgtaaGTGAAAGTTTATTGAACCTTCCTTGAGGATGGCATGGAATGCCACAAGGCTTAAAAACTGCCAATAAGGTAGAAGAATCATACAATATTTTAACTTTATCTATCGCAACAGGAAGTTCTATAAATAGCGATCTGTGTTTAATTTTGTCACCATTGCGAACAATATAGTCTAATGAATTAACAGGTGTATCATTAACACTTAGTCTTCTTTGGTCGATTAATCTCAGGTATTCTTCTATAGGTCTGGTTCTAAACTCGTTCAGAAACAAGTCTCTTAAGGTTCTGTCTCTCCATCTTAATTTACAAAACGATTCGTATTCAAACATATATGGAGGAACAACAACGACGTAGTCTTCAACTTCTTTatcattataatttttttttataatttttagtGTTTTTGCATCACTGGACGAGATTTCAACATTCAATTCACTATATATTGTAAAGGTGTTATTTGAATTCATAATTTAGAATTAACACTACtgttaaatttttattaggCGGCGTTAgttattcaattattttgaaatggATTCTACAGCTTTAAAAGAAGAGATAATCGCACTCGAAAGTATATTTGGAGAAAGCCTTTACAACTTAGATAAGAGTGGACTCCCTTCCCCCGGTgtaaattttaatgataaagaaaGATCCCTTAAGTATTTTGTAAGTTTAAACTCGTaacttttttcaattttttaatatttcttcagTCGGAATATCTTGATGGGATCTtggaaattaaaattagCATTCCATTTGGATACCCCTTAGAAGCGTCTTCTTTTTGTATATCTTCATGGTATTTTGACGTTCATTATTTAACAAATTCAGAAGAATTACCgcaatcaaaaaatatctCTCTAACTTCCAATACATTCAAGCAGTTAAAGGAACTAATTGAAACAAGAGTAGAAAGCAAAACCCCAATTTTATTTGAGATAATTGACATTTTGATTTCCTGTAATATTGATCACGAGAAATATAAAACAAAATCAAGTATTAAAGAACAAAGAATTGAAACTAACCACTTTGATCAATTTGATGGAGATAAAATTTTTGGTGTAACGCATGGCGAACCTATAATTGATCGAAAAAGTGTTTTCCAAGCTCATGCGTGTAAGGTAGAAACAGTTGAACAAGTTAAAAAAGTTATCAAATGGTTGCTTTCGAACCCAAAGATTGCTAAAGCAACGCACAATATTTGGTCATATAGAATATTCAAGGAGAAAAATTTCGCAGAAGTAACTGAAGGATCTTTCCCCATTGGGTACGATATCATATCACAAGATCACGACTCGGATGGCGAGAATGCAGCAGGAGGCAGACTTCAACATCTTCTTGAAATTACTAATGCAAAGAATGTATTCGTTATGGTGTCTAGATGGTACGGGGGTATTCAACTAGGGCCAGACAGGTTTAaacatattaataatgcTGCAAGGCTGATCTTAGAAAAATCGGGCTTAATAACTAGATCGGGGACTTTTTATAAACCGCAATCgaataaaaacaaaaagaatcaaatttaatCGTTCTAAAAATGTTTTTCAATCTTTGGAAACTAAACTGCTGAATATCATATCTGGTACTCCTTTGGAAACAATATATCGATGGTTACATATTGGGCAGATCAACTCCGCCTCCATAATTTGAAACTATAAAAgttaaattgaaaaaaaaaaaatgattattaaCTTACTCTTAAAATCGCGTCATGTACTGCGCATAAAAAaacttcatcatcaaaatcTTGCTCGGAATAACTCAACGGCAAGCTTAATCCAAATTGAGAAGCACTTTTTACTAGAACACCCCAATCTaccttttttattatttgctTAATTTGttctatattaaattcaacaTCCAGCATTTTTGTCGATTCCTCAACGCTTCCATTCAAAGAAATTTCCAACGGAAAACCATTCCTACATTCAGATCTATTACTTAAGTTATTAAAGATGgatattttatattcatgTAATTATTTGACTTACCAAATTAAAATGTTATGAGTCAACAAACGCATTTTACTTTTGATAATCCTGATTTGACTAATCACATCATAGACATATCGACAAAATTTACGTTTTATCACCGCTTCATGGCGGCTTTCTCTTGCATGACTTCTCAACTATTCTCTAAATTAGTAGTCATATACCTAaggaataatttttataataatttattaaagaaatattttatgaCCTGATTGTTGGAATCAAATTTTTGCTCTCATGATGGGAAGATTAACTATcgaaatatttttatctaTCATAATATTGTTCATTTCTTGCTCCACACAGTTAGAACTTGATATCATGAAGGATATTGgaactaataataaagattttttccaaaaagaaatatctCCAGTTGCCatttcaagaattattGCAATTAAAGATCaattaagaatatttaGTGGGTCAAATGCTGATACTTCTATAAGAGAGGGTAATTTTATTTCGACTATAATGGCAAACAATTTGAAAGAGTACATAGGATTAGACCACAAGGTAATGTCAGGGAGTAATAGAGGCGCATTCGTAATATATGATACAAACGACTATCCTTTTGCGTGTAACTGCAACTCGGCGCAATATCAAAACTGGAAAAACGCCAGTGAAAAccaaaatataaaagtaGAATGTACTAACACAATAAATACGGGAATTTTCAATAGCAACGATATTGATTATTGTGATCCTACAAATATTGCAGCATCACAAAGTGTCTGAATTGAAGAATAATGAAgcgaaaaaaaattctctATTTTGACTATTTGCAAtcataaatttaataatttaaactTAGTAGTTAttacattaatattacattATATCGTTATCATTAGTATTGTCTTCCAGTTCATCATAATCTTCATTAGCTCCAGAATTCATATATTCATAATCGATGTCAGACTCTTGATCATCTTCTAAAATTTCAATGTCTTCATTATAGGTATCTTTATTCTCTTGTACTGTTGTATCTTCGTCATCACCTAAATTCttattcttcaaattaCCAAAATTTGCCATACATATGGCTCTCTTCGAAATCCCTAGCCTTCTtttattcatattcaaTGAATTGGAAAGGAGATCATGCGCAAAAAATGGgttttctttttgtaaATTCTCAGGTAAATTCAAAAgggaaaataaatattcctttaaaatattctgATTTTCGTTTGAATGTTCATCCAAATTCTCATTTACTATACTGTTTGTGCTCCCAATATTAAACTGCCAAAACTGCATTATGTGTAAATATTCATCTACGCAAAATTTGACCTCGCGTGccaaattaatttctttgtCAACTTCAGATTGATCAGGAAAATATGGATGAATTGGAAACACTCCTTAAAACAAATGCGTAAATTTCTAAAAGCATAGCAAGATTGCTTAACAACTTACCTTGGGTGTTATTTTGATTAGTAGTTTGTCCACTCATTAAAAGTAAACCAGGTAACGAGCATCTCTGTTAATTTGCAATTGGCGCCTgtcaatttatttatcccgctatttttaattttaagataaaaaaattgcCACTTCTATTGCAAATTTGATCTTTTTCGCAACtcttaatatattcaacttaatattttgtaGCACTACATCCCTTTCAAtgttcattattatttgcaacctttctttttcatgCATGAAGTGattcttttcttcctttgataatattgaatcatccaatttaattatttcgGAGTAGCACATAACTAATGTATGTTTTGGAATTTTTAACCTATGTAACATAACTTCAGAGAAATCTTGTAGGTGAGATATGactaaatattttgttttcgAAATAAGTATTTTTCTGTAAATTAAGAATAAGAATTGATAGCTGATATCAATTGAATTTGACGGAAACGATTCGGAAAGCAGTTTTAACAATCTTTCATTGAATTTTTGAGAAGAACTCAACTCATTAGCGTCGTaaacaattttattaaagctACTAATAAACTTGCAAACAAGTCTCTGTGCTGAAATATtgtttaaagaattaatattgttaattGACTCTCTATTATGAATTTCTGTTGCCTCATCTATAACATTTTGTAAAATTTCTGCATCATATAATACTGAGATTATACCAAAATAAACCAAAACTGTTGTGattaaaatgataaataaaatttcttGGTAACCAATAATAGAAccattaaatataaaagttTCGTTTTTGaggaatatattaatttttttaaacaTTAATTTTGTTCGCTTTGAGATAACTATTTGACCCTATTCAAAAGTGAAAATTTGATATAGCCAAAGCAATAAGGAATAGCATGGAGTAGGCAGTAGCTATAAGgaggaaaatatttttagcAATCAAGAAAGtcatcaaatttgaaaaattttttatagCATGACTTTtctataaataaataaggCATGCATTCATACGCGCTTTTACGTACGTTTTTCATAACAATGTAATTTATGTTCTTTTCGAACAACCTAActcaaatttgaattaacttattcatttctaatatgtgaattgaaattaaaaacctgaaatttaatttctgcTTTGGAGCAGTTGTCAATTACTagagtaaaaaaaaattaaaatcagAATTTTTTGCCGCAATTAAAGTATAGAAGTCAATCagaattaacaaaaatgagtgaaaatgaatataatgaaaaagataatCAGAATAATGGAAAAGAATTGGGAACTAAAACTGAACAAAAAACTCAGCTTCTACTCGAAGAATCAGGTGTTTTAAATCTTGATAAACCTCTAAATGAGATAGAATCTATTGAcaataaacaaaataataaaaagaaaaaaaagaaaaagaaaaaaaaaggaaaggAAAACCTATACGAAGATAAAGATGATACTTATGATCCAGATCTTCCTACTTATTCAATTCCTATACAAGATAACACCCATCTGAGAAAAGTTTGCAACTGGCCAGCTATTGAATTTAGCAAACAAACATCTCCTCCAACTGTGcctataaataaaatttactCAAGACATGAATTTCCAGAGGGcgaaataattgaatataatgGGCCTAACTCATATAGAATATCGTCtgaagaattaaaagataaagaaaaacTCCATATTTTGGACTACGCCTCTTTAAGAAGAGCAGCAGAGGTACATAGACAAGTTCGAAAATATATGCAGAGTATCATTCGACCAGAGATGAAACTTATAGATATGTGTAATATTTTAGAGAGTAAAGTGAAAGAATTAGTTGCTGCAGAAGGGCTCAAGTGTGGATGGGGATTTCCAACAGGATGTTCGCTTAATCATTGTGCGGCACACTACACTCCAAACCCCCATGACTTTACAAAATTAACCCAAGATGACATTTGTAAATTAGACTTTGGTGTACAGGTTAATGGAATGATAATTGACTGTGCTTTTACCGTTGCATTCAATGATGTTTTTGACCCTTTAATTCAATCTACATTAGATGCAACAAATACAGGATTAAAAGTTGCCGGAATTGATGTT
The Cryptosporidium parvum Iowa II chromosome 2, whole genome shotgun sequence genome window above contains:
- a CDS encoding ATPase, class II, type 9B gives rise to the protein MQKYEEKSPLIRTNKSSFSIFSFFNSLLFKPSLSYSERSIHLSGRTLPSKFVPNVVCNQKYSLITFIPKVLFDQFSNFFNFFYLIVALFQLIPELRTGPLFTYIAPLLLVLSITIGKEAIDDFKRYKRDKEFNNKKYRKITRNGIQEIRSSDIKVGDLIEINTNDRIPADILFLRTNDPTGTVFVRTDQLDGETDWKVKRALGITQHLETLDDIFSLEIIANIEGPKKDIYVFNGTIQYYEQNITSSFNPDDSGSFFNSQISVGNLSAANLEKNISEYGAGTAIQPVVEPLMLDNTIWANSVLTCGKIYGLVIYTGIESRSLMNTCTKSLRTKVGLLDNQVNTLSKILFLLLIITSFVLVFCKGFDTLWYVSFARFMLLLSSIIPISLRVNLEMAKIVFSSQINNDKNMKSVTVRSSIPEELGRIDYLLTDKTGTLTQNYMIVQTLHIGHAIFHQENFSEIVDALQYVQKGRVNIEKEERIIIDTMDNIPTFPIISSNPTIWNNSNNTLHLQNFMLGIALCHNIFPRSSIDANLSNENRNNSAEDILDNNLGSDECMVDLNQKHIVYQSSSPDEIALINFAASLGLRLVSRSNENMDLDLEKLYLGDHLRNSMESGLYKNEKNFPVRLSFKILACFPFCSSSKRMGILLEFKGRYIYFCKGAESVMIELLRQKGSGWLMEECTNLARLGLRTLVFSYKIISKEEYEVFNSVYSFPCTSLLQRDKNLNSSRKILESNMELLGLTGVEDKLQIDVPLTLEAFRYAGIKIWLLTGDKLETALCIAISAGLKPKYLNFYILESKYLKHNVNFTEKLLQVEELKYQLQRYINESANSNVLVVEGSILSLCIKYCPFLLIHAASLSPAVVWCRCSPSQKKDLVLLLKEYHLKYLKLCESNALISLDDLDSLSNKDLTYGQNDGESAKNRENSKTCSVKRRINEAKSGYNRNNNKNLNMFSFDELNSKSFGINNFPKLAESVGNIDEWGNDSGPMSNYSKQNTLSFVQTESKRIYNLANVSENARTCRICAVGDGGNDVGMIQAADIGIGIVGKEGQQAANAADISIHEFADLRPLFLWHGRHAYQNSAKLAHFVIHRGLIIAFMQCVFSALFYFIPVALFQGWLAVGYATYYTMAPVFSLVFDVDVNRSTALLYPELYRHLKAGRVMSTKTFFCWVWKSLYQGTVIMLGAFVLFKDNILMNLVAITFTSLILSEILNVVTEIHYWNEVIISSCIISILIYFASFFLLESHFDLQFIFTFIFWGKICVLTSISWGPILLYKLIKKTIHPPRYYKLMQH
- a CDS encoding ximpact ortholog conserved protein seen in bacteria and eukaryotes, which gives rise to VFCKFKLVTFFNFLIFLQSEYLDGILEIKISIPFGYPLEASSFCISSWYFDVHYLTNSEELPQSKNISLTSNTFKQLKELIETRVESKTPILFEIIDILISCNIDHEKYKTKSSIKEQRIETNHFDQFDGDKIFGVTHGEPIIDRKSVFQAHACKVETVEQVKKVIKWLLSNPKIAKATHNIWSYRIFKEKNFAEVTEGSFPIGYDIISQDHDSDGENAAGGRLQHLLEITNAKNVFVMVSRWYGGIQLGPDRFKHINNAARLILEKSGLITRSGTFYKPQSNKNKKNQI
- a CDS encoding SSM4 like RING finger protein; this translates as MYMEEGFLNIYNKECRFCFGVETDHSPLITPCECKGTQAYIHLNCLYKWQRLQINRPWSSRFCSVCLHPYSIPRNTHFVFFQGSRIKLFYCGIFSTYIKLFFAVFAIANLQVFSDLSPHLGNLSFFSILGFIFSFFLYYNSRKRIFINNLQADSS
- a CDS encoding methionine aminopeptidase, type II , an1 domain, whose amino-acid sequence is MSENEYNEKDNQNNGKELGTKTEQKTQLLLEESGVLNLDKPLNEIESIDNKQNNKKKKKKKKKKGKENLYEDKDDTYDPDLPTYSIPIQDNTHLRKVCNWPAIEFSKQTSPPTVPINKIYSRHEFPEGEIIEYNGPNSYRISSEELKDKEKLHILDYASLRRAAEVHRQVRKYMQSIIRPEMKLIDMCNILESKVKELVAAEGLKCGWGFPTGCSLNHCAAHYTPNPHDFTKLTQDDICKLDFGVQVNGMIIDCAFTVAFNDVFDPLIQSTLDATNTGLKVAGIDVMFSEIGSAIEEVIKSYEFEYKSKVYNIKPIKNLNGHSILPYHIHGGKSVPIIATNDDTRMEENEIYAIETFATTGRGYVTEGLDCSHYMKYYDNPFLNENSTRLNSAKILLGGINTHFGTLAFCRRWLDQLGFNKHALALKSLVDSEIIRPYPPLNDIPGSFSSQMEHTILLRPSCKEVVSRGDDF
- a CDS encoding Yd1036cp-like RluD, S4+type 1 pseudouridine synthase, with amino-acid sequence MNSNNTFTIYSELNVEISSSDAKTLKIIKKNYNDKEVEDYVVVVPPYMFEYESFCKLRWRDRTLRDLFLNEFRTRPIEEYLRLIDQRRLSVNDTPVNSLDYIVRNGDKIKHRSLFIELPVAIDKVKILYDSSTLLAVFKPCGIPCHPQGRFNKLSLTKLIQSEYLSKLNTNSTYIHPINRLDRVTSGLVLLSKDSSTTKNLSSKVQFAHKYYLAMINESTSNFISHISQSSIEGVSIRELSLDESHGITSHVIKCEIGLKTLKDREGESLITRIDSSENSKYSLTYFFPLISCLDINEAKKQKINETDKYSILLCKPITGRTHQIRAHLKYIGFPIVRDILYSDKVLPGTKLNTSSFKFTDSNLSARCIYNIKDLEVEELLEFPLQKKYFGGGGSMSLDSSDGLAHVEYFVEPPIGICLHSLLYILPPSVPTEKYLIFKCEVLPDWIAKNTNLNIARVLEDWPYWNKSILSELKNNKLGLL